The following proteins come from a genomic window of Triticum aestivum cultivar Chinese Spring chromosome 6A, IWGSC CS RefSeq v2.1, whole genome shotgun sequence:
- the LOC123129104 gene encoding F-box/FBD/LRR-repeat protein At3g52680 isoform X2, which produces MGKGSRDDMLSALPDDILVNILDRLNVPEAARTSILARRWGQLCGKLSRLIISVQDFLPEGVLHSNVSVDELVRTNAAVVQATESILARRNPGEHTIRLLSTTFYLRDDAPLSIGRAVGHAMATHLVEVAKFSVRTGTDDIAEIDDDELVTCGRKFMVFFDACSNAFGGLTSLELQNLRFGESDISSILVSCKRLKHLHLYNCDSGEHSTLQVEHAHLNELCITQCRLTHVKLSWLPQLTLLVFDGWIDFDDPLFIGHVPLLTSVSLTNVALSFNKMFKLSEFLSSTSVQNLKLGFRSEKIWVQPECPTQSLASVFCQLRFVNLVNLPEGYDLTWTMFILEAAPLLKDLYITVWDHACSMEMDEEKRKKELYSEDKGVEWDSATADFQHRSLVTLVICGFESEDYFVNYVRRVMAAAVNLEDVFLYSRLLCANCKDEKQVRFPWTKRQRISLKKRITVGIESFAIIHSNKMVREDHQAKILYPECSRFDTSC; this is translated from the exons ATGGGG AAAGGCAGTAGAGATGATATGCTCAGCGCATTGCCTGACGACATTCTGGTCAACATTCTTGACCGACTCAATGTCCCTGAGGCTGCAAGAACCAGCATCCTGGCCAGACGGTGGGGTCAGCTTTGCGGCAAGCTGTCTCGGCTTATAATAAGCGTGCAGGACTTCCTCCCCGAGGGTGTGTTACACAGCAACGTCTCTGTTGATGAATTGGTCCGGACCAATGCGGCTGTGGTCCAAGCGACAGAGAGCATACTAGCACGCAGAAATCCAGGTGAACACACCATCCGCCTACTATCTACGACATTCTACTTGAGAGATGATGCCCCCCTATCCATCGGACGTGCTGTTGGTCATGCCATGGCGACGCACTTGGTTGAGGTTGCCAAATTCAGTGTTAGGACAGGGACGGATGACATTGCTGAAATAGACGATGATGAACTTGTCACCTGTGGGAGAAAATTCATGGTGTTCTTTGATGCTTGTTCAAATGCATTTGGTGGTCTCACTAGCCTTGAACTACAGAATTTGAGATTTGGTGAATCGGACATATCCAGCATCCTAGTCTCCTGCAAGCGGTTGAAGCATCTGCACTTGTACAATTGTGACTCTGGTGAACACAGCACGCTCCAAGTTGAACATGCTCATCTCAATGAGCTTTGTATCACCCAGTGTCGTCTCACACATGTTAAGCTGAGCTGGCTCCCTCAACTCACACTGTTGGTCTTTGATGGTTGGATAGATTTTGATGATCCACTATTTATTGGTCATGTCCCATTGCTCACGTCTGTAAGCCTCACAAACGTTGCCCTTAGTTTCAACAAAATGTTCAAGTTAAGTGAGTTTCTTAGCAGTACCTCTGTACAAAATCTGAAGTTGGGATTTAGATCCGAAAAG ATTTGGGTTCAGCCAGAATGCCCAACTCAAAGTCTGGCATCTGTCTTTTGCCAGCTAAGATTTGTGAATCTGGTTAATCTTCCTGAAGGGTATGATCTCACCTGGACAATGTTTATTCTTGAAGCTGCACCCTTACTGAAGGATCTATACATCACA GTATGGGATCATGCGTGTTCAATGGAGATGGATGaggagaagaggaaaaaagaatTATATAGTGAGGACAAGGGTGTAGAGTGGGACTCGGCCACAGCTGATTTCCAACACCGCAGTTTGGTTACACTTGTCATCTGTGGCTTTGAATCTGAAGATTACTTTGTGAATTATGTCAGACGTGTTATGGCAGCGGCCGTGAATCTAGAGGATGTGTTCCTGTATAGTAGGTTGTTGTGTGCTAACTGCAAAGACGAAAAGCAGGTCAGGTTCCCCTGGACTAAAAGGCAGAGGATTTCATTGAAGAAGAGAATAACTGTGGGGATTGAGTCCTTTGCCATAATTCACTCCAAC
- the LOC123129104 gene encoding F-box/FBD/LRR-repeat protein At3g52680 isoform X3 — protein sequence MLSALPDDILVNILDRLNVPEAARTSILARRWGQLCGKLSRLIISVQDFLPEGVLHSNVSVDELVRTNAAVVQATESILARRNPGEHTIRLLSTTFYLRDDAPLSIGRAVGHAMATHLVEVAKFSVRTGTDDIAEIDDDELVTCGRKFMVFFDACSNAFGGLTSLELQNLRFGESDISSILVSCKRLKHLHLYNCDSGEHSTLQVEHAHLNELCITQCRLTHVKLSWLPQLTLLVFDGWIDFDDPLFIGHVPLLTSVSLTNVALSFNKMFKLSEFLSSTSVQNLKLGFRSEKIWVQPECPTQSLASVFCQLRFVNLVNLPEGYDLTWTMFILEAAPLLKDLYITVWDHACSMEMDEEKRKKELYSEDKGVEWDSATADFQHRSLVTLVICGFESEDYFVNYVRRVMAAAVNLEDVFLYSRLLCANCKDEKQVRFPWTKRQRISLKKRITVGIESFAIIHSNKMVREDHQAKILYPECSRFDTSC from the exons ATGCTCAGCGCATTGCCTGACGACATTCTGGTCAACATTCTTGACCGACTCAATGTCCCTGAGGCTGCAAGAACCAGCATCCTGGCCAGACGGTGGGGTCAGCTTTGCGGCAAGCTGTCTCGGCTTATAATAAGCGTGCAGGACTTCCTCCCCGAGGGTGTGTTACACAGCAACGTCTCTGTTGATGAATTGGTCCGGACCAATGCGGCTGTGGTCCAAGCGACAGAGAGCATACTAGCACGCAGAAATCCAGGTGAACACACCATCCGCCTACTATCTACGACATTCTACTTGAGAGATGATGCCCCCCTATCCATCGGACGTGCTGTTGGTCATGCCATGGCGACGCACTTGGTTGAGGTTGCCAAATTCAGTGTTAGGACAGGGACGGATGACATTGCTGAAATAGACGATGATGAACTTGTCACCTGTGGGAGAAAATTCATGGTGTTCTTTGATGCTTGTTCAAATGCATTTGGTGGTCTCACTAGCCTTGAACTACAGAATTTGAGATTTGGTGAATCGGACATATCCAGCATCCTAGTCTCCTGCAAGCGGTTGAAGCATCTGCACTTGTACAATTGTGACTCTGGTGAACACAGCACGCTCCAAGTTGAACATGCTCATCTCAATGAGCTTTGTATCACCCAGTGTCGTCTCACACATGTTAAGCTGAGCTGGCTCCCTCAACTCACACTGTTGGTCTTTGATGGTTGGATAGATTTTGATGATCCACTATTTATTGGTCATGTCCCATTGCTCACGTCTGTAAGCCTCACAAACGTTGCCCTTAGTTTCAACAAAATGTTCAAGTTAAGTGAGTTTCTTAGCAGTACCTCTGTACAAAATCTGAAGTTGGGATTTAGATCCGAAAAG ATTTGGGTTCAGCCAGAATGCCCAACTCAAAGTCTGGCATCTGTCTTTTGCCAGCTAAGATTTGTGAATCTGGTTAATCTTCCTGAAGGGTATGATCTCACCTGGACAATGTTTATTCTTGAAGCTGCACCCTTACTGAAGGATCTATACATCACA GTATGGGATCATGCGTGTTCAATGGAGATGGATGaggagaagaggaaaaaagaatTATATAGTGAGGACAAGGGTGTAGAGTGGGACTCGGCCACAGCTGATTTCCAACACCGCAGTTTGGTTACACTTGTCATCTGTGGCTTTGAATCTGAAGATTACTTTGTGAATTATGTCAGACGTGTTATGGCAGCGGCCGTGAATCTAGAGGATGTGTTCCTGTATAGTAGGTTGTTGTGTGCTAACTGCAAAGACGAAAAGCAGGTCAGGTTCCCCTGGACTAAAAGGCAGAGGATTTCATTGAAGAAGAGAATAACTGTGGGGATTGAGTCCTTTGCCATAATTCACTCCAAC